In Triticum urartu cultivar G1812 chromosome 6, Tu2.1, whole genome shotgun sequence, the following proteins share a genomic window:
- the LOC125515511 gene encoding WD repeat-containing protein RUP2-like — MTNPSSPSSPSSSPTSAHHRQYEEPAAAAAKVGNGGRVDHGISFPAAIDDVEGAELSPPRCEWEFRLAATVPSPSLAGASEAIGSVDFDPAGRLLATGGIARKVRIYGVAGLPSSPSPAACICVPAKLSSVRWRPEEGGGRAVGCGDYDGVVTEYDVERGVAAWERDEHAGRRVWALDYAPRGGHTSMAASGSDDRTAHVWDPRAPSGSWATARAGGAVLCVEFDPSGAPQLAVGSADRRAAVYDVRALGHGAVASMDGHARAVTYVRWAPARRVVTSAADGTHRLWEWPSTPELSGPAREVRSYSGHVSGRSFVGMGLWRGAGLVASGSESNHVFVYDLRWGKPVWVHPFDVASDGSSDAEGFVSAVTWLQGDADGGGALVAGRSDGVLKMFTCQPRRGDNHPVDDP, encoded by the coding sequence ATGACCAACCCCTCCTCCccgtcttctccttcttcctcccccaccTCCGCACACCATCGCCAGTACGAagaaccggcggcggcggcggccaaggTGGGCAACGGCGGCCGGGTAGACCACGGCATTTCGTTTCCGGCGGCCATAGACGACGTCGAGGGCGCCGAGCTGTCGCCCCCGCGCTGCGAATGGGAGTTCCGGCTCGCGGCCACCGTGCCGTCCCCGTCGCTGGCCGGCGCGTCCGAAGCCATCGGCAGCGTCGACTTCGACCCCGCCGGCCGCCTCCTCGCCACGGGCGGCATCGCGCGCAAGGTCCGGATATACGGCGTCGCCGGCCTGCCGTCCTCGCCTAGCCCCGCCGCGTGCATCTGCGTGCCGGCCAAGCTCAGCAGCGTGCGGTGGCGCCCCGAGGAGGGGGGCGGCCGCGCGGTGGGGTGCGGCGACTACGACGGCGTCGTCACGGAGTACGACGTGGAGCGGGGCGTCGCGGCGTGGGAGCGCGACGAGCACGCCGGGAGGCGGGTGTGGGCGCTCGACTACGCGCCCCGAGGCGGTCACACGTCCATGGCGGCGTCCGGCTCCGACGACCGGACGGCGCACGTCTGGGACCCGCGCGCGCCCTCGGGGTCGTGGGCCACGGCGCGGGCAGGCGGCGCCGTGCTGTGCGTGGAGTTCGACCCGTCCGGCGCGCCGCAGCTGGCGGTGGGCTCGGCGGACCGGCGCGCGGCCGTGTACGACGTGCGCGCGCTGGGCCACGGCGCGGTGGCGTCCATGGACGGGCACGCGCGCGCCGTGACGTACGTGCGGTGGGCGCCGGCGCGGCGGGTGGTGACGTCGGCCGCCGACGGGACGCACCGGCTGTGGGAGTGGCCGTCGACGCCGGAGCTGTCGGGGCCGGCGCGGGAGGTGCGGTCGTACAGCGGCCACGTCAGCGGGCGGAGCTTCGTGGGCATGGGCCTGTGGCGCGGCGCCGGGCTGGTGGCGAGCGGGTCCGAGTCCAACCACGTCTTCGTCTACGACCTCAGGTGGGGCAAGCCTGTCTGGGTGCACCCCTTCGACGTCGCCTCCGACGGCTCCTCCGACGCCGAAGGGTTCGTTAGCGCCGTGACGTGGCTGCAGGGCGACGCCGACGGCGGCGGGGCGCTCGTCGCCGGCAGGTCAGACGGCGTGCTGAAGATGTTCACGTGCCAACCACGCCGGGGAGATAACCACCCAGTGGACGACCCATAG